In Rhodamnia argentea isolate NSW1041297 chromosome 4, ASM2092103v1, whole genome shotgun sequence, the following proteins share a genomic window:
- the LOC115748853 gene encoding protein bfr2-like, translating into MEVLVGSALGIEVSSASAFVRERAAGDHSETGFGAGRPAKSEEEEEEDNSSSGKSSSIGVPDDSDEEEEDGVVSSEDAKGGFRKGGFGSFGSLAALEDSLPIKRGLSNHFSGKSKSFNNLSEANLTEAVSSARDLEKPEHPFNKKRRILRWSKNFPLLSTAKSMPLFPLSEEDDDHREGGDDGNGDGGGEGDGDGERGKAVAGRHWRKHSVFKSSSCFALSDLHEEDEEDGDGDDEEDEEEEDGGN; encoded by the exons ATGGAGGTGTTGGTGGGGTCCGCGCTGGGGATCGAAGTGAGCTCGGCGTCGGCGTTCGTCAGGGAGCGCGCCGCCGGAGACCATTCGGAGACGGGCTTCGGGGCGGGCCGGCCGGCGAagtcggaggaggaggaggaggaggacaattCATCGTCGGGGAAGTCGTCGTCGATCGGAGTCCCGGACGACAgcgacgaggaggaggaagacggCGTCGTGTCGTCGGAGGATGCCAAGGGAGGCTTTAGGAAAGGCGGGTTCGGATCTTTTGGATCTCTAGCTGCGCTCGAGGACTCTCTTCCCATCAA GAGGGGGCTGTCGAACCATTTCTCGGGGAAATCGAAGTCGTTCAACAACTTGTCTGAGGCGAATCTGACGGAGGCGGTGAGCAGCGCCAGGGATCTGGAGAAGCCGGAGCACCCCTTCAACAAGAAGCGGCGGATCCTCCGCTGGTCCAAGAACTTCCCTCTCCTGTCCACCGCCAAGTCGATGCCCCTCTTCCCCCTCAGCGAAGAGGACGACGATCATCGCGAAGGAGGGGACGACGGcaacggcgacggcggcggcgaaggcGACGGAGACGGCGAGAGAGGCAAGGCCGTCGCGGGCCGCCACTGGAGGAAGCACAGCGTGTTCAAGTCCTCGAGCTGCTTCGCACTGTCAGATCTGCacgaggaggacgaggaagacggcgacggcgacgacgaggaggacgaggaagaagaagatggaggaaattga
- the LOC115748828 gene encoding uncharacterized protein LOC115748828: protein MCLVFLCDQDERVVTRQAAPGACPYCGGPVQALDVESQWRLCFLPLYFRTKRKYYCSVCARRLVTQY, encoded by the coding sequence ATGTGTCTGGTGTTCCTGTGCGACCAGGACGAGCGGGTGGTGACGCGGCAGGCGGCGCCGGGGGCGTGCCCGTACTGCGGCGGGCCGGTGCAGGCGTTGGACGTGGAGAGCCAGTGGCGGCTCTGCTTCCTCCCGCTCTACTTCCGCACCAAGCGCAAGTACTACTGCTCCGTCTGCGCCCGCCGGCTGGTCACCCAGTACTAG